One stretch of Candidatus Cloacimonadota bacterium DNA includes these proteins:
- a CDS encoding DUF2164 domain-containing protein, producing the protein MKKKKIELSQEQREKIIEEIISFFYNERNEEIGELAAILLLDFFTKKIGPFFYNEGIKDAIKFMQERVEDMFGLEI; encoded by the coding sequence ATGAAGAAAAAGAAAATAGAGCTTTCCCAAGAACAAAGAGAAAAGATTATCGAAGAAATTATCAGTTTCTTTTACAATGAACGAAATGAAGAAATCGGTGAGCTGGCAGCTATTTTACTATTGGATTTCTTTACGAAAAAAATTGGTCCGTTCTTCTATAATGAAGGAATTAAAGATGCTATTAAATTCATGCAGGAACGCGTGGAAGATATGTTTGGATTGGAGATCTGA
- a CDS encoding Spy/CpxP family protein refolding chaperone, which yields MKRIIVTLVLVVGIAAALAAFDGMGERNGWQGRKNQKMMNQEMQHHGMGNPMGMLCENLDLTDAQKDKIDELKIAHDKKMIQLHADEKILQVDKKTAMMDQDFAKVKKLTDKIYDRKKDIALAKIDHHEDVWNELTPEQQEEAKEMRMMGHQNRKMQNKKMEHCKEDK from the coding sequence ATGAAGAGAATAATTGTAACACTGGTATTAGTAGTAGGAATTGCAGCTGCATTGGCAGCATTTGATGGAATGGGCGAAAGAAATGGCTGGCAAGGTAGAAAAAATCAAAAGATGATGAACCAGGAAATGCAGCATCATGGCATGGGAAATCCAATGGGAATGTTGTGTGAAAATCTGGATTTGACTGATGCACAAAAAGACAAGATCGATGAACTCAAAATAGCTCATGATAAGAAAATGATTCAGTTACACGCTGATGAGAAAATCCTGCAAGTCGATAAAAAAACAGCCATGATGGATCAGGATTTTGCAAAAGTAAAAAAGCTGACTGATAAAATTTATGATCGGAAGAAAGATATAGCTTTAGCTAAGATCGATCATCACGAAGATGTGTGGAATGAACTAACTCCTGAACAGCAGGAAGAAGCAAAAGAAATGAGAATGATGGGACATCAAAACAGGAAGATGCAAAACAAGAAAATGGAACATTGCAAGGAAGATAAGTAG
- a CDS encoding zf-HC2 domain-containing protein: MKKKECRYSHKLNAYADGELSKNEFEEIQKHLKSCSACQQNLREITNLSSFLDKYEEEEVPEYLNQRILATVQEMETKHYWFGKRIVSFSIAASMAISFLIGILLADVTYQKSFPDNSTTASSSVFNFGEETLYSFFEGEE, from the coding sequence ATGAAGAAGAAAGAATGCAGATATTCGCATAAATTGAATGCTTATGCCGACGGTGAGCTTTCTAAAAATGAATTTGAAGAAATTCAAAAGCATTTGAAAAGCTGCTCGGCTTGCCAGCAGAATTTACGCGAGATCACAAACTTGAGTTCTTTCCTGGATAAATATGAAGAAGAAGAAGTTCCAGAATACTTGAATCAGAGAATTCTGGCTACTGTACAAGAAATGGAAACAAAACATTACTGGTTCGGTAAAAGAATTGTCAGCTTTTCCATCGCAGCTTCGATGGCAATTTCCTTTTTAATTGGAATTCTTCTGGCAGACGTTACTTATCAAAAATCATTTCCTGATAATTCCACAACAGCCAGCAGCAGTGTTTTCAATTTTGGAGAAGAGACTCTTTACAGTTTTTTTGAAGGAGAAGAATAA
- a CDS encoding sigma-70 family RNA polymerase sigma factor, which yields MERSSFEQILRKQNKKIFNYLLKILRNREDAEDILQETFVAFYKKMETISQEAHVSYLYRTAHNRALNLIKKRKKRDKHSINYSEMEHLPAGEKEAEINNKNIEILKSAFSQLPQKYATILEMQFYQKMSYREIAKVLETTEKAVDSRLVRAKRKLKKIISQEMKRKKVFKSRGEKNEEERMQIFA from the coding sequence ATGGAGAGAAGCAGTTTCGAGCAGATATTGCGGAAGCAAAATAAGAAGATATTCAACTACCTTCTCAAAATTCTGCGCAACCGCGAAGATGCTGAAGACATTTTGCAGGAAACCTTTGTTGCCTTTTACAAAAAAATGGAAACGATCAGCCAGGAAGCTCATGTTTCCTATCTTTATAGAACTGCTCACAACAGAGCTCTAAACCTTATCAAAAAAAGAAAAAAACGCGATAAACATTCTATCAATTATTCTGAGATGGAGCATCTTCCTGCCGGAGAAAAAGAAGCAGAAATAAATAATAAAAATATTGAAATTCTTAAGTCAGCATTTTCCCAACTGCCACAAAAATATGCTACCATATTGGAGATGCAGTTTTATCAGAAAATGAGTTACAGAGAAATTGCAAAAGTTTTAGAAACAACAGAAAAGGCAGTGGATAGCAGGTTGGTACGTGCCAAACGAAAACTAAAAAAAATAATTTCGCAGGAAATGAAGCGAAAAAAAGTCTTTAAAAGCAGAGGTGAGAAAAATGAAGAAGAAAGAATGCAGATATTCGCATAA
- the rpmB gene encoding 50S ribosomal protein L28, whose amino-acid sequence MSKVCDICGKGAQVGNNRSHALNATKRKFYPNLQKMKAEIDGKVKKVRVCSTCIKSNKVKKVV is encoded by the coding sequence ATGTCGAAAGTTTGTGATATTTGCGGCAAAGGCGCACAGGTTGGAAACAACCGAAGTCATGCTTTGAACGCCACAAAAAGAAAATTCTATCCTAACCTTCAGAAAATGAAGGCAGAGATAGATGGCAAAGTAAAAAAAGTAAGAGTTTGCTCTACTTGCATCAAAAGCAACAAAGTAAAAAAAGTTGTATAA
- a CDS encoding adenosine-specific kinase codes for MELRLEKIDFPEDCNIIFGMSHFIKTVEDLYEALVNSVPGIKFGMAFNEASGPCLVRKEGTDNELMGIAVENQRRIGAGHTFLIVMRNAFPINVLPAVKSCREVVNIWCATANPVQVILAETDQGRGVLGVVDGFSPKGIELDTDITNRKKFLLDIGYKR; via the coding sequence ATGGAACTTAGATTAGAAAAAATCGATTTCCCGGAAGATTGCAATATCATTTTCGGAATGTCACACTTCATTAAAACAGTAGAAGATTTGTATGAAGCCTTGGTAAATTCTGTACCCGGGATCAAATTTGGAATGGCTTTTAACGAAGCTTCCGGTCCCTGCCTGGTTCGCAAGGAAGGAACCGACAATGAATTGATGGGAATCGCGGTGGAAAATCAGAGAAGAATTGGTGCTGGTCACACTTTTCTTATCGTGATGCGAAATGCTTTTCCTATCAACGTGCTGCCGGCTGTAAAATCTTGTCGAGAAGTTGTGAACATCTGGTGTGCAACTGCAAATCCGGTTCAGGTAATTCTGGCAGAAACCGATCAAGGTCGTGGTGTTTTGGGAGTTGTAGACGGATTTTCTCCAAAAGGAATAGAGCTGGATACCGACATCACAAATCGCAAAAAATTCCTGCTGGATATCGGTTACAAAAGATAA
- the thpR gene encoding RNA 2',3'-cyclic phosphodiesterase, which translates to MRTFLALDLPDPIRQIISSLSSELQSLNVSGINWVESENLHITFQFIGDTHQHHILEITDFLEDIFSQMQSIHFSEPKLQIIPQRDPRIIWLSLQTNHKKIFQASRKIKEKLLEMGYKLDKKPLKFHITLGRIKKRLPKFFIQKILTTELKTIGFDISEAALYQSFLRPEGPVYDKIVKYEF; encoded by the coding sequence ATGAGAACATTTTTAGCTTTGGATCTTCCCGATCCAATTAGGCAGATTATATCCAGTCTCAGCTCCGAGCTTCAATCATTAAATGTTTCAGGAATTAATTGGGTAGAATCGGAAAATCTGCACATCACTTTTCAATTTATCGGAGATACTCATCAACATCATATTTTGGAGATCACCGATTTTCTGGAAGACATTTTCTCACAGATGCAATCCATTCATTTTTCCGAACCAAAACTTCAAATTATTCCGCAAAGAGATCCCAGAATTATCTGGCTCAGCCTGCAAACTAATCACAAGAAAATATTTCAAGCTTCTCGAAAAATAAAGGAAAAACTGCTTGAAATGGGCTATAAGCTGGATAAGAAGCCGTTAAAATTTCATATAACTCTGGGCAGAATAAAAAAAAGATTGCCAAAATTCTTCATTCAAAAAATATTAACTACAGAGTTAAAAACGATCGGTTTTGATATTTCGGAAGCTGCTCTTTATCAGAGTTTTTTGCGACCGGAAGGACCGGTGTACGATAAGATTGTTAAATATGAGTTTTAA